The Oreochromis niloticus isolate F11D_XX unplaced genomic scaffold, O_niloticus_UMD_NMBU tig00008774_pilon, whole genome shotgun sequence genome contains a region encoding:
- the LOC100712212 gene encoding uncharacterized protein LOC100712212 translates to MSSDPNSTKMDNREDLEHNVPCTFDNVMFGQTPNPPPPPLLPTGTPVLPWPAAETGWFVNNTFPGSCLPASQQQGPLTVAPTIMRPASMYREPGTDNQGQLRQPEIQSLAQSAQPLQYSQLQFVGQGVCVDRPSLGALSEPAVPERRSAWAEPL, encoded by the exons ATGAGTTCAGACCCAAACAGCACGAAAATGGACAACAGGGAAGATCTGGAACATAATGTGCCTTGCACTTTTGACAATGTAATGTTTGGGCAAACACCCaaccctccacctcctcctcttttgCCCACTGGAACACCTGTCCTGCCTTGGCCAGCAGCAGAGACTGGGTGGTTTGTTAACAACACCTTCCCGGGATCTTGTCTTCCTGCATCTCAGCAGCAAGGTCCACTCACAGTTGCTCCCACCATTATGAGGCCAGCTTCCATGTACAGAGAGCCAGGGACAGATAACCAGGGACAGCTGAGACAACCAGAG ATCCAGTCTCTGGCACAGTCAGCCCAGCCCCTGCAATACAGCCAGCTGCAGTTTGTAGGCCAGGGTGTGTGTGTAGACAGGCCCAGCCTTGGCGCTTTATCGGAGCCTGCCGTGCCAGAGAGGCGCTCAGCTTGGGCAGAACCTCTTTAG
- the LOC109198607 gene encoding uncharacterized protein LOC109198607 translates to MFTPEQETHIVNMVIANNAIRLREIQQRIIDNDAIFQNIHSASISALSRVLARHRIRMKQIYRVPFERNTERVKQLRYDYVQRVMELEADAMGHELLFVDEAGFNLSKTRRRGRNIIGHRAIINVPGQRGGNITMCAAISQNGVVHHHATIGPYNTAHIIAFLDTMHDMLTVQRPEQTRYVIIWDNVSFHRAALVRNWFTDHPSFMALNLLHTLHS, encoded by the exons ATGTTCACTCCAGAGCAAGAGACCCATATAGTGAACATGGTGATTGCCAATAATGCAATAAGACTGcgtgaaatacagcagcgcataattgataatgacgccatctttcaaaatatacacagtgcaAGCATTTCTGCACTAAGTCGTGTACTTGCGCGCCACAGAATAAGAATGAAGCAAATTTACAGAGTTCCTTTCGAGAGAAACACAGAACGTGTAAAGCAACTGCGATATGACTATGTGCAG AGAGTGATGGAACTAGAAGCAGATGCAATGGGACATGAGCTACTTTTTGTGGATGAGGCCggttttaacctcagtaaaaccagGAGACGTGGCAGGAACATTATTGGACACCGTGCCATCATCAATGTCCCAGGACAACGTGGTGGTAACATAACCATGTGTGCAGCTATAAGCCAAAATggtgttgttcaccatcatgcaaCCATAGGCCCTtacaacactgcacacattattGCATTCCTGGACACCATGCATGACATGCTCACTGTTCAGAGACCAGAGCAGACCCGATATGTCATCATATGGGACAATGTTAGTTTCCATAGGGCTGCTTTGGTCCGCAACTGGTTTACAGACCACCCATCCTTCATGGCACTCAACCTCCTCCATACTCTCCATTCTTAA